Proteins co-encoded in one Gammaproteobacteria bacterium genomic window:
- a CDS encoding glycosyl transferase family 2 gives MDRVGSSPDKPATDADRVAHRPPSDAPAPAIVIVAYDRPRTLVRLLGSLKQIRIPTGEDVPLVISIDDSVGATMEVAHRYDWPFGPKRIIGHKTLLGLRAHVLACGDLTTEYGSIMMLEDDLYASPDVYRYAQAAATFYGSIDSVAGISTYAYRLDELLLLAFHPLDDGFDTLFMQMPSSWGQLWTVEQWARFRSWQRSSQPISPGRLPRQAAEWPPEKSWKRSFLEYLIDTDRYFAFPRASLTSNCGDAGEHFRRATINFTTPLAYGPRDWRFAPWSERAIRYDAWFEPHPDTIALRWPDFGGSDITVDLRGSKQPKHVTTSRLLSSRPSSEPDVSFPMLLQPEALNLDLPGQGAFFHLGPSSSFGELPPWKRRRMIEALNGEIGSSVARGILLDRTIRRLRRDWSDWRTE, from the coding sequence ATGGACAGGGTTGGCTCATCTCCCGATAAACCGGCGACCGACGCGGATAGGGTCGCACACCGTCCGCCGAGCGACGCCCCTGCTCCGGCCATCGTGATCGTCGCGTACGATCGACCCCGTACGCTCGTTCGACTGCTTGGCAGCCTAAAGCAGATTCGAATTCCGACCGGTGAGGACGTCCCGCTGGTGATCAGCATCGATGATTCCGTAGGCGCCACGATGGAGGTCGCACATCGATATGACTGGCCGTTCGGGCCCAAACGCATCATCGGACACAAGACGCTTCTTGGGCTTCGAGCGCATGTACTGGCCTGTGGTGACCTCACGACCGAGTACGGCAGCATCATGATGCTCGAAGACGACCTGTACGCTTCGCCGGATGTGTATCGCTATGCACAGGCCGCGGCGACCTTCTACGGATCGATCGATTCCGTGGCAGGGATCTCTACGTATGCATATCGACTGGACGAGTTGCTCCTCCTCGCATTTCATCCGCTGGACGATGGGTTCGATACGTTGTTCATGCAGATGCCTTCGTCGTGGGGCCAGCTCTGGACGGTCGAGCAGTGGGCCCGCTTCCGATCCTGGCAGCGTTCTTCCCAGCCCATATCCCCCGGTCGACTGCCCCGGCAGGCAGCGGAATGGCCTCCCGAGAAGTCGTGGAAGCGATCGTTCCTGGAATACCTGATCGACACGGACCGCTACTTCGCGTTTCCCCGCGCATCACTGACGTCGAACTGTGGCGACGCGGGAGAGCATTTCCGCCGTGCAACGATCAACTTCACGACGCCACTGGCGTACGGACCGCGAGACTGGCGTTTCGCTCCCTGGAGTGAACGCGCCATCCGATACGACGCATGGTTCGAACCGCATCCTGACACCATCGCTTTGAGATGGCCCGATTTCGGCGGCAGCGACATCACGGTCGATCTACGAGGTTCGAAGCAGCCGAAGCACGTCACGACGAGCAGACTGCTCTCGAGCCGTCCAAGTTCTGAGCCCGACGTGAGTTTTCCAATGCTCTTACAGCCCGAGGCCCTCAATCTCGATCTGCCGGGACAGGGGGCGTTCTTTCACCTGGGACCCTCGTCCAGCTTTGGTGAACTGCCTCCCTGGAAACGACGGCGCATGATCGAGGCACTCAACGGTGAGATCGGCAGCTCGGTCGCCCGTGGCATCCTTCTCGACCGTACGATACGCCGACTCCGGCGAGATTGGAGCGACTGGCGAACGGAGTGA